One Trichoderma atroviride chromosome 7, complete sequence DNA segment encodes these proteins:
- a CDS encoding uncharacterized protein (EggNog:ENOG41~MEROPS:MER0210990): MSNSLIVLPRPGTTRPDTRQPIRAPSEADFTAVFGKILPEASYLSTKNGRAAFYELPPSSVSPPDDATAISRVLLLHGVQTPAIGLQPLAKALSARFPHAKCVLVDWWGHGLTDTPFAAHNAALFHELLESLFLHLGWENAHVVGYSFGASVTASFAAARPERVASMVLVAPAGFIRKQLFNEQQKGYLRGGEGLEEPAKEWILEFLEGGQLVVPQDWKETVGRGEVVAEAVRDWEMKNHEGHVASVVAIFRDGGVLDNSTEFARAAEKGIKYLYILGELDDVCSPQELSGIGVQDFVSIPQVGHAVVREKASEVAQSIADFWHKI, from the coding sequence ATGTCTAATAGCCTAATCGTTCTTCCCCGCCCTGGGACTACCCGGCCAGACACGCGACAACCGATACGCGCCCCATCCGAAGCCGATTTCACTGCTGTCTTTGGCAAAATACTGCCCGAAGCATCCTACTTGTCCACAAAGAATGGCAGAGCTGCCTTTTACGAGCTGCCGCCCTCGTCTGTCTCACCACCAGACGACGCAACAGCGATTTCCCGAGTGCTGCTACTGCATGGCGTCCAGACACCTGCAATCGGCCTGCAGCCGTTAGCAAAGGCACTGTCGGCGCGTTTTCCACATGCCAAATGCGTGCTGGTTGACTGGTGGGGCCATGGGCTCACAGACACGCCATTTGCGGCGCACAACGCAGCGCTCTTTCACGAGCTGCTGGAATCTTTATTCCTGCATCTTGGATGGGAAAATGCCCATGTAGTTGGCTATTCTTTTGGTGCATCAGTCACTGCAAGTTTTGCGGCTGCAAGGCCAGAGCGCGTCGCGTCTATGGTGCTGGTAGCCCCTGCAGGCTTCATCCGCAAGCAGCTTTTCAACGAGCAACAGAAGGGCTATCTGCGTGGTGGTGAAGGCTTGGAAGAACCGGCAAAAGAGTGGATTTTGGAATTTCTAGAAGGAGGGCAGTTAGTTGTCCCTCAAGATTGGAAAGAGACTGTAGGGAGAGGCGAGGTGGTGGCTGAAGCCGTCCGAGactgggagatgaagaaccATGAGGGCCATGTTGCGAGCGTGGTAGCCATTTTCAGAGACGGCGGTGTTTTGGATAACAGCACCGAATTCGCCAGAGCGGCCGAGAAGGGCATTAAATATCTATATATTCTTGGAGAGCTCGATGATGTATGCAGTCCCCAAGAGTTATCTGGCATCGGGGTGCAAGACTTTGTTAGCATTCCACAGGTTGGACATGCCGTTGTGCGGGAAAAAGCATCCGAGGTGGCTCAGTCAATCGCAGATTTCTGGCACAAGATATGA
- a CDS encoding uncharacterized protein (EggNog:ENOG41~TransMembrane:11 (o53-71i92-114o120-140i152-172o184-204i216-236o284-312i324-342o348-368i380-400o448-467i)): MTATESDAEVAAEKSLGLASAIPASATTSAVDVADCLSNAEYRKLIWKLDVHLLPPLFVLWFISLIDRVNIGTARIQGLEKDLGMNPLTNQFNIATVVVFIGLMLAEVPSNWLVKRFTPATVLCSECIILGIFTICQGLLHNFAGLVGIRLVIGILEAGLIPGSIFLLSAYYPRYELQWRVSMLHVGNAISNAFGGLLAFAVASIHSSNGWSGWRWIFVIEGLITIALTLVCWPFINNWPATAKWLKPYEKAVLEERIRVDGIIGRMDILDRKAVIRCITDWKVYLSAFIIIGIISSVYSCTLFAPTIVQVLKPTYTPRQIQSLVIPIFISASISTLSFAYISDKLKHRAGIALAGCFIAIIGYIILLNQEHVSVNARYGALYLIASGSFAALPGAWILLLNNVSGSYKTAFAMGMEIGLGNGGGFVASLSFQSKNAPFYWSGFRTTFSLMCMAVGLICVYVAGLWYENKQKRAGNRNALLTEEGDNLGDAHPEFIYTY; encoded by the exons ATGACAGCTACGGAATCGGATGCGGAGGTTGCAGCAGAGAAGTCTTTGGGCTTAGCCTCCGCGATACCTGCATCCGCTACCACCAGTGCTGTTGATGTGGCTGATTGTCTTTCCAATGCGGAGTATCGTAAGCTCATCTGGAAGCTGGATGTACATCTTCTACCACCACTTTTTGTACTATGGTTCATATCATTGATCGATCGAGTAAACATTGGAACTGCGAGAATCCAGGGTCTTGAGAAGGACCTTGGCATGAATCCTCTGACCAACCAATTTAATATTGCAACTG TTGTGGTTTTCATCGGGCTTATGCTCGCAGAG GTTCCAAGTAATTGGCTCGTTAAGCGATTTACACCAGCAACCGTGCTCTGCAGCGAATGCATTATCCTCG GGATCTTCACCATCTGCCAAGGGCTGCTTCACAATTTTGCTGGACTCGTCGGAATACGGCTTGTCATTGGAATATTGGAAGCGGGACTCATTCCGGGTTCCATCTTTCTCCTGTCAGCATATTACCCACGATACGAATTGCAGTGGCGTGTAAGCATGCTCCATGTTGGCAATGCAATATCGAATGCTTTTGGTGGGCTTCTGGCGTTCGCCGTAGCAAGCATTCACTCCTCTAACGGGTGGagtggatggagatggatatTCGTTATTGAGGGTTTGATCACCATAGCCCTTACGCTTGTTTGTTGGCCGTTTATAAATAACTGGCCAGCCACGGCAAAATGGCTCAAACCCTATGAAAAAGCTGTTCTCGAAGAACGAATTCGAGTAGATGGCATCATTGGCCGCATGGACATCCTGGACAGAAAAGCTGTCATTAGATGTATTACAGATTGGAAAGTTTATCTAAG TGCTTTTATAATCATCGGCATTATTTCCAGCGTGTACTCGTGCACCTTATTCGCACCTACAATTGTCCAAGTTCTCAAACCAACATACACGCCAAGGCAGATTCAGTCCCTAGTGATACCTATTTTTATATCTGCGTCTATTAGCACTCTATCATTTGCATATATATCCGATAAGCTGAAGCATCGCGCAGGGATTGCACTGGCTGGTTGCTTTATTGCCATTATCGGCTATatcatcctcctcaaccAAGAGCATGTCTCGGTCAACGCTCGATACGGCGCTTTATATCTAATTGCGTCTGGCTCCTTTGCCGCTTTACCTGGAGCGTGGATCCTGCTTTTGAACAATGTTTCTGGATCTTACAAGACTGCTTTTGCTATGGGCATGGAAATTGGTCTGGGTAATGGGGGCGGCTTCGTTGCTTCGCTGTCGTTCCAATCCAAGAACGCTCCGTTCTACTGGTCTGGCTTCAGGACGACCTTCTCACTGATGTGTATGGCAGTGGGACTGATCTGCGTTTATGTGGCTGGGCTTTGGTACGAAAACAAGCAGAAACGTGCAGGGAACAGAAACGCTCTCCTCACTGAGGAGGGCGATAATTTAGGAGATGCTCATCCTgagtttatttatacttaCTAA
- a CDS encoding uncharacterized protein (EggNog:ENOG41), with protein sequence MYPEVHTVSTNETWHYSRSTHFGLTSGGACGFGLYGLCTKGSVTASWTDPMLGTTCDAFCTAYPLLCKDPAGTTLRGNFAAPNGDYYTQFWPSLPGDLDNYLSCGECIELIQTKPDGTDYAVGEAGYTDPITLEIVDSCPCSANSKWCCGPGADHCGEIDFKYGCPLPADSMHLDLSDIAMGRLQGNGSLTNGVIPTRYRRVQCPKLGNVYIWLRNGGGPYYFALTAVNANGPGSVTKIEVRGAGSSTWIPLVHDPNYTSSRPQERYGSWVIPQGSGPFNLPVAVRLTSPTGEQIVNEQAIKTFTPPSTADPNFYYIDIGVQFSKN encoded by the exons ATGTATCCGGAAGTCCATACCGTTAGCACCAATGAGACTTGGCATTACAGT AGATCTACTCATTTCGGGTTAACCAGCGGCGGAGCCTGTGGCTTCGGCCTCTACGGTTTGTGCACAAAAGGCAGTGTCACGGCAAGCTGGACGGATCCAATGCTTGGTACAACATGTGATGCCTTCTGTACAGCGTACCCTCTGCTCTGCAAAGATCCTGCGGGAACTACTCTTCGTGGAAATTTTGCGGCACCAAATGGAGATTATTACACGCAG TTCTGGCCTTCTCTGCCAGGGGATCTTGACAACTATCTTTCTTGTGGTGAATGTATCGAACTTATCCAAACGAAGCCCGACGGCACCGACTACGCTGTAGGCGAAGCTGGCTACACGGATCCAATCACGCTGGAGATTGTAGACAGCTGCCCCTGCAGCGCGAACTCCAAGTGGTGCT GTGGCCCCGGCGCCGATCACTGTGGAGAGATCGACTTCAAATACGGCTGTCCTCTCCCTGCCGACAGCATGCATCTTGATCTCTCTGATATTGCCATGGGCCGATTACAGGGCAATGGGTCTCTCACCAATGGTGTGATTCCAACACGTTATAGGAGAGTACAATGCCCCAAGCTTGGTAATGTTTATATATGGCTTCGAAATGGCGGGGGTCCGTATTATTTCGCCCTCACAGCTGTCAACGCCAATGGACCTGGGTCTGTCACAAAGATTGAGGTCAGAGGTGCAGGTTCAAGCACTTGGATCCCCCTCGTACACGATCCCAACTACACCAGTAGTCGTCCGCAAGAACGCTATGGTAGCTGGGTGATTCCACAAGGATCGGGGCCTTTCAACTTGCCGGTCGCAGTTCGTTTGACCAGCCCGACAGGAGAGCAAATTGTCAACGAGCAAGCCATCAAAACTTTCACTCCACCATCTACTGCAGATCCCAACTTCTACTACATTGACATTGGTGTACAGTTTAGTAAGAACTGA
- a CDS encoding uncharacterized protein (EggNog:ENOG41): MENKAQGIKNAVRKELVGTEYEVSSLTPLSGGTANFIYLARLHKPLSGGVNEVVLKHGEAYVAQHPDFKLEMVRCNIEEEGLRLLSKFPAVISSPFEVGTPKLYHFNPQTSTQVQEYLPSATNLKAYALANFRGRTTTSTKPQCLKLGQSLGRWLRGFHSWSDQPDNQSLHKLFAQNTAMRNIKKAINYDQLLGRLSMFPAILQEHEETLQQIVAMATAELGDESKLSVIHGDFWTGNILIPDAPLDSDEAIPIRIIDWEMAQVGVRAEDLGQAIAELWQLKLYKDIDAALWIIQGFVSGYGKVDSEFMFRVLIHVGAHLICIGSTTPGWGTPEQGQNIAKAGRDVLLSAWKKDAEAFRGHDLQHVLG, from the exons ATGGAAAACAAGGCCCAGGGAATTAAAAATGCAGTCCGAAAGGAATTAGTAGGCACAGAATATGAAGTATCATCGCTGACGCCGCTTTCTGGGGGCACTGCAAATTTTATCTACCTCGCTAGACTCCACAAGCCGCTATCGGGAGGTGTAAACGAAGTGGTACTGAAACATGGAGAAGCATATGTTGCTCAGCACCCTGACTTCAAGCTGGAAATGGTTCGATGT AacattgaagaagaaggcctgcGACTCCTCTCAAAATTTCCAGCCGTCATCTCGTCACCATTTGAGGTTGGAACGCCGAAATTATACCATTTCAACCCTCAAACAAGCACGCAGGTCCAGGAGTATTTGCCAAGCGCAACCAACCTAAAAGCCTATGCTCTTGCTAATTTCCGAGGACGCACTACTACGTCCACCAAACCGCAATGCCTGAAGCTGGGGCAAAGTTTAGGTCGATGGCTGCGGGGATTTCACAGTTGGAGTGATCAGCCTGACAACCAGAGCTTGCATAAGCTATTTGCACAAAACACAGCCATGAGAAATATTAAAAAGGCTATTAATTATGATCAGCTGCTTGGACGACTGAGCATGTTTCCGGCCATCTTGCAAGAGCATGAGGAGACTTTGCAGCAGATTGTAGCCATGGCTACTGCTGAGCTCGGAGACGAGAGCAAGCTGAGTGTTATTCACGGCGATTTTTGGACCGGAAA CATTTTAATACCGGATGCTCCTCTTGACAGCGACGAAGCTATTCCCATCCGGATTATCGACTGGGAAATGGCACAGGTTGGCGTCCGGGCCGAAGATCTAGGCCAAGCTATCGCTGAGCTGTGGCAGTTGAAACTGTACAAAGACATAGACGCGGCTTTATGGATCATACAAGGTTTTGTGAGCGGATATGGCAAAGTTGATAGCGAGTTCATGTTTCGAGTACTAATCCATGTTGGCGCTCATTTGATATGCATTGGATCGACAACGCCAGGTTGGGGAACGCCAGAACAAGGACAAAATATTGCCAAGGCTGGAAGAGATGTACTGCTCAGTGCGTGGAAAAAGGATGCAGAGGCTTTCCGAGGACATGACCTCCAACATGTTTTAGGGTAG
- a CDS encoding uncharacterized protein (EggNog:ENOG41~SECRETED:SignalP(1-24)~MEROPS:MER0001320) encodes MKFITGIAISALLCADAALAGVAANRGLARRLARRAGRRSAPFKNNTLHASVQSNWGGAILQGSGYSAASATVNVPTGGGGSSAAGTAWVGIDGDTCDSAILQTGIDWYGDGTYDAWYEWYPEFSADFSGIDISAGDQIAMSVVATSLTGGSATLENLTSGQKVTQNFSKVTAGSLCETSAEFIIEDFEECNENGSDCQFVPFASFSPAVKFSSASATQNGRTVSLSGAVLTEVEINNKDVTKCSVSGSTLTCSYV; translated from the exons ATGAAGTTCATCACCGGAATCGCCATCTCTGCGCTTCTCTGCGCTGACGCTGCGTTGGCTGGAGTTGCGGCTAACCGTGGCCTGGCTCGACGCCTTGCTCGACGCGCTGGTCGCCGCTCAGCGCCTTTCAAGAATAACACTCTTCACGCGAGCGTTCAATCCAATTGGGGAGGCGCCATTCTCCAGGGTTCAGGCTACAGCGCTGCTTCGGCTACTGTGAACGTCCCAACAGGTGGCGGCGGTTCCAGCGCTGCAGGCACGGCATGGGTAGGAATTGACGGAGACACATGT GACAGTGCTATTCTGCAGACTGGCATTGATTGGTATGGCGATGGTACATACGATGCTTGGTATGAGTGGTACCCTGAATTTTCTG CCGATTTCTCTGGCATTGACATCTCTGCTGGAGATCAGATTGCTATGTCGGTGGTGGCTACATCTTTGACTGGTGGCTCTGCCACTCTTGAGAATTTGACCTCTGGCCAGAAGGTGACCCAAAACTTCAGCAAGGTTACTGCTGGCTCACTGTGTGAGACAAGCGCCGAGTTTATCATTGAGGACTTTGAAGAGTGCAACGAAAATGGCAGCGACTGCCAATTCGTGCCATTTGCCTCGTTCAGCCCTGCAGTCAAGTTTAGCTCTGCTTCAGCTACCCAGAACGGCAGGACTGTCTCTCTTAGCGGCGCTGTCCTCACCGAGGTCGAAATCAACAACAAGGATGTTACCAAGTGCTCAGTTTCCGGCAGCACTCTGACTTGCTCTTATGTTTAA
- a CDS encoding uncharacterized protein (CAZy:GH7~SECRETED:SignalP(1-17)), with protein sequence MYQKLAAISALLAAARAQQVCTTQAETHPALSWSKCTSGGSCTTQAGKVVLDANWRWTHAYPSGNNCYNGNTWDATLCPDDATCAKNCCLEGADYSGTYGVTTSGNQLTIDFVTQSANKNVGARLYLMASDTAYEEFTLLNNEFSFDVDVSALPCGLNGALYFVSMDADGGASKYPTNLAGAKYGTGYCDSQCPRDLKFISGQANVEGWQPSSNNANTGIGGHGSCCSEMDIWEANSISQALTPHPCETVGQVTCSGDDCGGTYSNNRYGGTCDPDGCDWNPYRLGNHTFYGPGSGFTVDTTKKITVVTQFSSTGINRYYVQNGVKFVQPNASGLSGYTGNTINSAYCSAEQTAFGGTSFTDKGGLTQMNKALSGGMVLVLSLWDDYAANMLWLDSTYPTNDTASTPGAARGTCSTSSGVPATVEQQSPNSKVVFSNIKFGPIGSTGSNSTTGTPTGGGGGPTSTGSSTGATQTHYGQCGGTGYSGPTQCASGTTCQVLNQYYSQCL encoded by the exons ATGTATCAGAAACTAGCGGCAATTTCGGCCTTGTTGGCCGCTGCTCGTGCTCAGCAAGTCTGCACGACCCAGGCAGAGACTCACCCTGCTCTATCATGGTCGAAATGCACATCTGGCGGAAGCTGCACGACTCAAGCCGGCAAGGTAGTCCTTGACGCTAACTGGCGATGGACTCATGCCTATCCCAGCGGTAACAACTGTTATAACGGCAATACCTGGGATGCTACCCTATGCCCTGACGACGCGACCTGTGCGAAGAACTGCTGCTTGGAGGGAGCCGATTATTCAGGAACTTATGGAGTTACCACCAGTGGCAACCAGCTTACCATTGACTTCGTCACTCAATCGGCAAACAAGAACGTCGGTGCTCGCCTTTACTTGATGGCATCCGACACTGCGTACGAGGAGTTTACTCTTTTGAACAACGAGTTCTCTTTCGATGTTGATGTGTCCGCGCTGCC ATGTGGCTTGAACGGAGCTTTGTACTTCGTGTCTATGGATGCGGACGGTGGTGCATCCAAGTACCCAACAAACCTTGCTGGCGCGAAATACGGCACAGGATACTGTGACAGTCAATGCCCTCGTGACCTGAAGTTCATCAGCGGCCAGGCCAACGTTGAAGGCTGGCagccatcttccaacaaCGCCAATACCGGTATTGGAGGACAcggaagctgctgctctgaaATGGATATCTGGGAGGCGAACTCAATTTCCCAGGCTCTTACTCCTCACCCTTGTGAGACTGTCGGCCAGGTTACGTGCTCTGGCGATGACTGCGGCGGTACCTACTCCAACAACAGATATGGCGGCACTTGCGATCCTGATGGCTGTGACTGGAACCCATACCGCTTGGGCAACCACACTTTCTATGGCCCCGGATCTGGCTTTACCGTTGACACCACCAAGAAGATTACTGTTGTTACGCAGTTTAGCTCAACCGGTATCAACCGATACTATGTTCAAAACGGCGTCAAGTTTGTCCAGCCCAATGCTTCAGGCCTTAGTGGCTACACTGGCAACACGATCAACAGCGCGTACTGCTCAGCTGAGCAGACAGCATTCGGTGGAACGTCTTTCACAGACAAGGGCGGTCTCACTCAAATGAACAAGGCCCTTTCTGGCGGCATGGTCCTGGTCTTGAGTTTGTGGGATGAT TACGCGGCCAACATGCTCTGGCTGGACTCAACCTACCCAACCAACGATACCGCTTCCACCCCCGGTGCCGCCCGAGGAACCTGCTCTACCAGCTCTGGTGTTCCCGCCACCGTTGAACAGCAGTCTCCCAACTCCAAGGTTGTCTTCTCCAACATCAAGTTTGGCCCCATTGGTAGcaccggcagcaacagcacaaCCGGCACTCCCACCGGAGGTGGCGGTGGCCCTACCAGCACTGGAAGCTCTACCGGCGCCACTCAGACTCACTACGGACAGTGCGGCGGTACCGGCTACAGCGGTCCCACTCAGTGTGCCAGCGGCACAACTTGCCAGGTCCTCAACCAATACTACTCTCAGTGCTTGTAA
- a CDS encoding uncharacterized protein (EggNog:ENOG41~SECRETED:SignalP(1-16)) has translation MKLSYLLVATTAVAAAVRWANDDEVAVMNFNRGKVGTALTMANDVEIQTMEVERMFNITPGLVPIDKMREIWKYHGQDVDENLLLHWLANSTQKAHDGRREAQVLAANQFIRAGGFGMFLSFTSDNGGTIRAVWNDCYGAATMDGTSTGKECGDKVLAALIKGSLGFVVGGLGYGAVLIQGQADPNQPIYELQNQLPPDLEHGVGALKKRSADQACPNHNGIFNGFYGVWFHLGAHIGAKLSGYAPCDKAVHKPSDAAQGSFGYQINRAAGDNGAPRIQFYTIEDGSKANIMGGAIVYETRATDTCPEYIAFDGCEE, from the coding sequence ATGAAGCTCTCATATCTCCTCGTGGCAACAACTGCAGTAGCCGCTGCAGTGCGCTGGGCTAACGATGACGAAGTTGCCGTTATGAACTTCAACCGCGGCAAGGTCGGCACAGCTCTTACAATGGCAAATGATGTAGAGATACAAACCATGGAGGTAGAACGAATGTTTAATATCACTCCGGGCCTTGTGCCTATTGACAAGATGCGAGAAATATGGAAATACCACGGCCaagatgttgatgagaacCTACTGCTACACTGGCTAGCCAACTCAACCCAAAAGGCCCATGATGGTCGTCGTGAAGCGCAAGTATTGGCTGCCAATCAGTTTATTCGTGCTGGCGGCTTTGGAATGTTCCTATCATTCACTTCCGATAACGGTGGCACTATCAGGGCAGTTTGGAACGACTGCTATGGTGCTGCTACTATGGATGGAACCTCAACCGGCAAGGAATGTGGTGACAAGGTGCTCGCCGCGCTCATTAAAGGGAGTTTGGGCTTTGTGGTGGGTGGATTGGGTTACGGAGCCGTGCTAATACAGGGTCAGGCGGATCCAAACCAACCCATCTACGAGTTACAAAACCAGCTACCTCCAGACTTGGAGCATGGAGTTGGAGCGCTGAAGAAGCGTTCCGCAGACCAGGCTTGCCCAAATCATAACGGCATTTTTAATGGTTTTTATGGAGTTTGGTTCCATCTCGGGGCACATATCGGTGCCAAACTATCCGGGTATGCACCTTGTGATAAAGCAGTCCACAAACCCAGTGATGCTGCACAAGGTAGCTTCGGTTACCAGATAAACAGAGCAGCTGGTGATAATGGAGCACCTAGGATCCAGTTCTACACGATCGAGGATGGTTCTAAGGCGAACATAATGGGTGGCGCCATTGTCTACGAAACCCGGGCGACCGACACCTGCCCAGAATACATCGCTTTCGACGGCTGTGAGGAATGA
- a CDS encoding uncharacterized protein (MEROPS:MER0001269), with amino-acid sequence MSSIKKLLIGATLASAGVGAFKPFPKNTLGPLAGIGNQVPLGSKHDTVATRPKADTPGFQCDLVDPLDPSADGLYSSHEVFSNKRAIRNLIRRHQPLVKIPSVCYDDLGDFNDHRWEPFYYIPRVLEDEYPLIYKYARVEEVNRFGLVYTIEGSDSSLKPILLTAHQDVVPVENETLHEWEYPPFSGHYDESSGYLYGRGASDDKSAITALMSAMEALLSQKHYYPRRTVVFAFGFDEECSGTRGAATISKHLQHRYHKDGIAVILDEGGAGIQHIGDTIYALPAVYEKGYLDVWFDLSVVGGHSSTPTPHTSIGMMSEIVVALESTPFEPKIIEDSPIHEGLICFTKYSPDVLPPLTDSIKNGDLD; translated from the exons ATGTCATCTATCAAGAAACTTCTGATTGGTGCCACTTTGGCCTCTGCTGGCGTAGGCGCATTTAAGCCTTTTCCTAAAAACACTTTAGGTCCATTGGCTGGTATTGGGAATCAGGTTCCCCTGGGATCGAAACACGATACTGTTGCTACGCGTCCTAAAGCCGACACACCGGGATTTCAATGCGATTTAGTCGACCCTCTTGATCCATCAGCAGATGGGCTCTACAGTTCTCACGAGGTGTTCTCTAATAAAAGAGCAATCAGGAATCTTATTAGACGCCACCAACCCCTTGTTAAGATTCCGTCGGTGTGTTATGACGACTTGGGAGATTTCAACGATCATCGATGGGAACCATTTTATTACATTCCAAGGGTTCTGGAGGATGAATATCCGCTAAT CTACAAGTATGCGCGGGTAGAGGAAGTAAACCGATTTGGTCTTGTATATACTATTGAGGGCTCGGATTCTTCACTTAAACCAATTCTCTTAACGGCTCATCAAGATGTCGTGCCAGTCGAAAACGAGACCTTGCACGAGTGGGAATACCCGCCCTTTAGCGGCCATTACGATGAATCGTCTGGATACCTTTATGGCCGTGGTGCTTCGGATGACAAGTCAGCTATTACAGCTCTCATGTCTGCTATGGAGGCACTTCTGTCACAAAAGCATTACTATCCTCGTCGCACAGTTGTCTTTGCATTTGGCTTTGATGAGGAATGTTCCGGCACTCGTGGCGCTGCTACGATATCCAAGCATCTTCAACACCGATACCATAAAGACGGCATCGCTGTTATTCTTGATGAGGGCGGTGCGGGCATTCAGCATATTGGCGATACCATATATGCGTTACCAGCGGTATATGAAAAGGGCTATCTTGATGTATGGTTCGACCTCAGCGTCGTCGGAGGGCACTCCTCGACCCCGACGCCGCACACTTCGATCGGAATGATGTCTGAAATCGTGGTGGCTCTCGAGTCCACGCCATTTGAGCCAAAGATCATTGAGGATAGTCCTATTCACGAAGGTCTCATCTGTTTCACCAAATACTCGCCAGATGTTCTCCCGCCATTGACTGACTCTATCAAGAATGGAGACCTAGATTAA
- a CDS encoding uncharacterized protein (EggNog:ENOG41~TransMembrane:3 (i41-57o69-88i108-129o)) codes for MISHSDLSSIFDRQSPNHKLHKMSNPVQDVTQRQSFIHRQYIIPILLLILHGYYNFVRLDGWLDGTIGLLKETLTIFVVSQFCFNNFYASRDHKRSIAERNVHRAMHAANVIGILYRALGLIWGCYQLTYTDNIPQQRNCIYSYE; via the coding sequence ATGATTAGCCATAGCGACCTCAGCTCCATATTTGACCGTCAAAGTCCAAATCACAAATTGCACAAGATGAGCAATCCAGTGCAAGATGTAACACAGCGCCAAAGCTTCATTCATCGCCAATATATCATCCCAATTCTGCTTTTGATCCTTCACGGATACTACAATTTTGTACGGCTGGATGGCTGGCTTGACGGAACCATAGGACTTCTCAAAGAAACTCTAACAATTTTTGTTGTTAGCCAGTTTTGCTTCAATAACTTTTACGCAAGCCGCGACCACAAACGTTCAATCGCAGAACGTAACGTCCATCGAGCTATGCACGCAGCAAATGTCATCGGCATCCTCTATAGGGCATTGGGTTTAATCTGGGGCTGTTATCAGCTTACATACACCGACAATATACCCCAACAACGAAACTGCATTTACTCTTATGAATAA